A genomic stretch from Candidatus Hydrogenisulfobacillus filiaventi includes:
- the atpF gene encoding ATP synthase subunit b (Evidence 2a : Function from experimental evidences in other organisms; Product type e : enzyme), with amino-acid sequence MHIHITLSPATMLLEFISVLLLFFALRKWAYPPVLQAMKERQNHIRSEIEQAERLRAEAQAMKAELEAEIRNTRARAEEALARARRQASEEGQALLEQARQESKRIIAEAQAAVRAEEEAAMRRMRQHIVDLAMEVAERLMRERLDQDTDRRLVAELIDRVEVPQ; translated from the coding sequence GTGCATATCCATATCACCCTGAGCCCCGCAACCATGCTTCTGGAGTTCATCTCGGTCCTGCTGCTGTTCTTCGCCCTTCGCAAGTGGGCGTATCCCCCGGTGCTGCAGGCCATGAAGGAACGCCAGAACCACATCCGCAGCGAAATTGAGCAGGCGGAGCGGTTGCGGGCGGAAGCGCAGGCTATGAAGGCCGAGCTGGAGGCGGAGATCCGGAACACGCGGGCCCGGGCCGAGGAGGCCCTGGCGCGGGCCCGGCGTCAGGCGTCGGAAGAGGGGCAGGCGCTCCTGGAGCAGGCGCGGCAGGAGTCCAAACGCATCATCGCCGAGGCCCAGGCCGCCGTCCGGGCGGAGGAGGAGGCCGCGATGCGGCGCATGCGCCAGCACATCGTGGACCTGGCCATGGAGGTGGCGGAGCGCCTGATGCGCGAGCGCCTGGACCAGGACACCGACCGGCGGCTGGTGGCGGAGCTGATTGATCGGGTTGAGGTTCCGCAATGA
- the atpH gene encoding ATP synthase subunit delta (Evidence 2a : Function from experimental evidences in other organisms; Product type e : enzyme), with the protein MKQEVLAKRYARALYQTGADAAALEAALERLTAALELPEGRKLLLSPLIPAAEKEATARRLLAEAVPQAAAETALGLWRVLVAHGREALLPEVREMFHQIRLEAAGETPCEVVTARPLPQDEGRKLVAALGRQLGRRLAPRFRVDPAVLGGVRVTVGDRLLDWTIAGGLARLRRSLTADDAQAR; encoded by the coding sequence ATGAAACAGGAAGTACTGGCCAAGCGATATGCCCGCGCCTTGTATCAAACCGGTGCTGACGCGGCCGCGCTGGAGGCGGCGCTGGAGCGCCTGACCGCTGCGCTGGAACTGCCGGAAGGCCGGAAGCTGCTCCTGAGCCCCCTCATCCCGGCGGCGGAGAAGGAAGCTACCGCCCGGCGCCTGCTGGCGGAGGCGGTGCCGCAGGCGGCGGCGGAAACGGCGTTGGGCCTCTGGCGGGTGCTGGTGGCCCATGGCCGGGAGGCGCTGCTGCCCGAGGTCCGGGAAATGTTTCATCAGATTCGGCTCGAGGCGGCCGGGGAGACGCCGTGTGAGGTGGTTACCGCCCGTCCCCTGCCCCAGGACGAGGGCCGGAAGCTGGTGGCGGCCCTGGGCCGGCAGCTGGGCCGGCGGCTGGCCCCCCGCTTCCGGGTGGACCCGGCGGTGCTGGGCGGGGTCCGGGTCACGGTGGGGGATCGGCTCCTGGATTGGACCATAGCGGGCGGCCTGGCCCGCCTCCGCCGGTCCCTGACGGCGGACGACGCGCAAGCGAGGTGA
- the atpE gene encoding ATP synthase subunit c (Evidence 2a : Function from experimental evidences in other organisms; PubMedId : 1448623, 9069291, 15175330; Product type e : enzyme), with protein MASLIDIASARVIGDAIGFGMAAAGASIGDGLVAGRLVEGVSRQPEAQGRLMPLAFLGIGLVEALPIILLVLLLVHVFH; from the coding sequence ATGGCAAGCTTGATCGACATCGCGAGCGCACGGGTGATTGGCGACGCAATCGGGTTCGGCATGGCGGCGGCCGGGGCGTCCATCGGCGACGGTCTGGTGGCCGGGCGGCTGGTGGAAGGGGTGTCGCGGCAGCCGGAGGCGCAAGGGCGCCTGATGCCGCTGGCCTTCCTCGGTATCGGTCTGGTGGAGGCGCTGCCCATCATCCTGCTGGTGCTGCTCCTGGTACACGTCTTCCACTAA